A window of Actinomycetota bacterium contains these coding sequences:
- a CDS encoding shikimate kinase, producing MGGSIVLVGFMGAGKSTVGRALAERLCFRFYDTDEMVVKKAEMSIAQIFRKEGEEKFRDREHRAVRHACSRPSRVIACGGGAVLQLRNYELLRAAGPIVYLRAPAEVLRARVGKGTGRPLLKTPGAFERLLRERAPGYERACDITVDVSADLTPEAVAELIVERLT from the coding sequence ATGGGCGGGAGCATCGTCTTGGTCGGTTTCATGGGTGCGGGTAAGTCCACGGTCGGGCGCGCGCTTGCGGAGCGGTTGTGCTTCCGCTTCTACGACACCGACGAAATGGTAGTGAAGAAGGCCGAGATGTCGATTGCCCAGATCTTCCGTAAAGAAGGGGAGGAGAAGTTCCGCGATCGCGAGCACCGCGCCGTGCGGCATGCGTGTTCTCGACCCTCGCGCGTCATCGCGTGTGGTGGAGGCGCGGTTCTGCAGTTACGCAACTATGAGTTGCTGCGCGCGGCGGGGCCGATCGTGTATCTGCGCGCGCCGGCCGAGGTGCTGCGCGCGCGAGTGGGCAAGGGAACGGGTCGCCCTCTTCTGAAGACGCCCGGCGCGTTCGAGCGGTTGCTCCGCGAACGCGCTCCGGGCTATGAGCGCGCTTGCGATATTACCGTGGACGTGTCGGCCGACTTGACTCCCGAAGCAGTGGCCGAGCTGATAGTGGAGCGACTGACGTGA
- the aroB gene encoding 3-dehydroquinate synthase, whose protein sequence is MSDPRRLEVHIPGSPYDLWIGPGLLERSAEFLGESVRGAEICALVSDAHVAGLHGERARRGLRDTGLRLEEFTVEPGEVSKSLGTAEVLWRWLAHTGAHRSDVVVALGGGVVGDLGGFVAATYHRGMPVVHMPTTLLGQVDSSIGGKTAIDLPEGKNLVGAFHQPRVVICDTDSLATLPEGAFATGLAEVVKHGFIGAPDLLQWLRSERDAILAREPETLELLVADAAAVKIGVVEEDETEQGTRAHLNYGHTLGHALEVLGGYTRWTHGQAVAVGMMFAAHLAAELGLGDRVAAHRDALESFGLPVGAAGEEFDRVAEAWRRDKKFDSGTRFVVLEDVGSPVVVRDVPERALRASYEAVR, encoded by the coding sequence GTGAGCGATCCGCGGCGTCTGGAAGTGCATATCCCGGGTAGCCCTTACGATCTGTGGATTGGACCGGGGCTGCTTGAGCGTTCCGCCGAGTTCCTCGGGGAGTCCGTGCGCGGTGCCGAAATCTGCGCGCTGGTCAGCGATGCGCATGTGGCGGGGCTGCACGGGGAGCGCGCGCGCAGGGGTTTGCGCGACACCGGCTTGCGGCTGGAGGAGTTCACGGTCGAGCCGGGAGAGGTCAGCAAGTCGCTCGGGACGGCCGAGGTTCTGTGGCGCTGGTTGGCGCATACCGGGGCGCACCGCAGCGACGTCGTGGTCGCCCTCGGCGGCGGCGTGGTGGGCGACCTCGGTGGGTTCGTCGCGGCGACCTACCACCGCGGCATGCCCGTAGTGCATATGCCGACGACGCTGCTGGGACAGGTCGACTCGTCCATCGGGGGAAAGACCGCGATCGATCTGCCGGAGGGAAAGAACCTCGTTGGAGCGTTCCATCAGCCACGCGTCGTGATTTGCGACACCGATTCCCTCGCGACGCTGCCGGAGGGGGCTTTTGCCACGGGACTGGCCGAAGTCGTCAAGCACGGGTTCATCGGAGCGCCGGACTTACTTCAGTGGCTACGAAGCGAACGCGACGCAATCCTGGCACGGGAGCCCGAGACGCTGGAACTCCTCGTCGCCGACGCAGCAGCGGTCAAGATCGGAGTGGTTGAAGAAGACGAAACCGAGCAGGGAACGCGCGCGCACCTGAACTACGGACACACGTTAGGCCACGCGCTGGAGGTGCTCGGCGGATACACGCGTTGGACGCACGGACAGGCTGTCGCCGTCGGAATGATGTTTGCCGCGCACCTGGCTGCCGAACTCGGGCTGGGGGATCGGGTGGCCGCCCATCGTGATGCTCTTGAGTCGTTCGGTCTTCCCGTCGGCGCCGCAGGCGAGGAATTCGACCGCGTTGCCGAGGCGTGGCGGCGAGACAAGAAGTTCGACTCCGGGACGCGGTTCGTAGTGCTTGAGGATGTCGGGAGTCCGGTGGTGGTTCGTGACGTCCCCGAGCGCGCGTTGCGCGCGTCATATGAGGCGGTTAGATGA
- the aroQ gene encoding type II 3-dehydroquinate dehydratase, translating to MKILVLNGPNLGRLGTRQPEIYGSTTLAELEDMLRARGAELGVDVECVQSDDAGVLIDALGSTDARAVILNPAALTHYSAELRDAVAAAAVPVIEVHISNIYAREPYRRHSMISPVARASIIGLGIRGYLLALESVAEEAKK from the coding sequence ATGAAGATCCTTGTGTTGAACGGACCCAATCTCGGCCGGCTGGGGACTCGTCAGCCGGAGATCTATGGATCGACCACGCTGGCCGAACTCGAGGACATGCTGCGCGCGCGCGGCGCCGAACTCGGCGTGGATGTGGAGTGTGTCCAAAGCGACGATGCGGGTGTCCTCATCGACGCTCTGGGGTCCACCGACGCGCGCGCGGTGATTCTGAATCCGGCGGCGCTGACGCACTACTCAGCGGAGCTGCGCGACGCGGTTGCCGCCGCGGCCGTTCCCGTCATCGAGGTGCATATTTCGAACATCTACGCGCGCGAACCGTACCGCCGTCACTCGATGATTTCGCCGGTCGCGCGCGCGTCGATTATCGGTCTGGGAATCCGCGGCTACCTGCTTGCGTTGGAGAGCGTGGCGGAGGAGGCGAAGAAGTGA
- a CDS encoding Xaa-Pro peptidase family protein, which produces MKLRRDGARARLADLGVDALLVTKPVNVRYLTGFSGSNAQLVVGADQDVFFTDPRYEEQSAHECGDIRREIYSTTGGSVGESGGMWGTMASIAAELSVERFGVEAQHMTLDAAKTMRERLAGVVLVETAGEVEGLRRVKDPSEIELIRTACAIGDRGLAALLGQLSEGITEIEVAVLLEHEMRRAGSQGISFDTIAAFGEQAAEPHHHPTARVLRSGDLVKLDFGATWQGYHSDMTRTIAFGEPSVRMCEVYELVRGAQQAGLDAVRAGAITGDVDDASRSYLSARGHGFGHGTGHGVGMEVHEAPAVRAGGTDVLEVGMIITVEPGIYLPGIGGVRIEDTVAVTSNGCDILTSSPKELVKV; this is translated from the coding sequence GTGAAGTTGCGAAGAGATGGCGCGCGCGCGCGCCTGGCCGATCTCGGCGTCGACGCGTTGCTCGTGACGAAGCCGGTGAACGTGCGCTATCTCACGGGGTTCAGCGGCTCGAATGCTCAACTCGTGGTGGGCGCAGATCAAGATGTCTTCTTTACCGATCCGCGGTACGAGGAGCAGTCGGCTCACGAATGCGGCGACATTCGTCGCGAGATCTACTCGACGACGGGCGGTTCGGTCGGGGAGTCGGGGGGCATGTGGGGCACGATGGCCTCAATCGCCGCCGAACTGAGTGTCGAACGTTTCGGCGTCGAAGCACAGCACATGACTCTGGACGCCGCCAAGACGATGCGTGAGCGCCTTGCCGGCGTAGTTCTCGTCGAGACCGCGGGAGAGGTCGAGGGACTGCGCCGCGTGAAAGATCCTTCTGAGATCGAACTGATTCGGACGGCGTGCGCGATTGGGGACCGCGGGCTTGCGGCACTGCTCGGGCAACTGTCGGAAGGGATCACCGAGATCGAGGTTGCGGTGCTCCTTGAGCACGAGATGCGTCGAGCGGGGTCCCAGGGGATCTCCTTCGACACGATCGCGGCGTTCGGCGAGCAGGCGGCCGAGCCGCATCATCATCCCACCGCGCGCGTCTTGCGATCGGGTGATTTGGTGAAGTTGGACTTCGGGGCGACGTGGCAGGGCTATCACTCGGACATGACTCGCACGATCGCCTTTGGGGAACCGTCGGTCCGGATGTGTGAGGTTTACGAGTTGGTGCGCGGTGCTCAGCAGGCCGGTCTTGACGCGGTGCGCGCGGGGGCGATCACCGGAGACGTGGACGACGCGTCACGCTCTTACCTGAGCGCGCGCGGTCACGGCTTCGGACACGGCACCGGTCACGGTGTCGGGATGGAGGTGCACGAGGCGCCCGCGGTTCGGGCCGGTGGAACCGATGTGCTCGAGGTCGGAATGATCATCACGGTGGAGCCCGGGATCTATCTGCCCGGAATCGGCGGGGTGCGCATCGAGGACACCGTCGCCGTGACCTCGAACGGGTGCGATATCCTGACGTCGTCCCCCAAAGAACTCGTGAAGGTGTAG
- the efp gene encoding elongation factor P, producing the protein MISTNDLKNGMVLNLEGKLWTVLWFQHHKPGKGNTVVRVKLRDIASGSIIDRTLPAGQKVEQAVVDKRDMSYLYHDGTHYVFMDSETYDQLSVEEVEIGDAKNWLTEGQVATLSMYSGRPIAVELPASVELQIEHTDPGVKGDRVSGAMKPATLSTGVTIQVPLFVDTGEIVRVDTRTGEYITRVSS; encoded by the coding sequence ATGATCTCGACGAACGATCTGAAGAACGGCATGGTCTTGAACTTGGAAGGCAAGCTCTGGACTGTGCTGTGGTTCCAGCACCACAAGCCCGGCAAGGGCAACACGGTCGTGCGGGTGAAACTGCGCGACATCGCGTCGGGGTCGATCATCGACCGGACGCTGCCTGCAGGGCAGAAGGTCGAGCAGGCGGTCGTCGACAAGCGCGACATGAGCTACCTCTACCACGACGGCACGCACTACGTGTTCATGGATTCTGAGACTTACGATCAGCTCTCCGTCGAAGAGGTGGAGATCGGCGACGCGAAGAACTGGCTGACCGAAGGTCAGGTGGCGACGCTGTCGATGTACTCGGGGCGTCCGATTGCCGTTGAGCTTCCGGCATCGGTGGAGTTGCAGATCGAGCACACGGATCCTGGGGTCAAGGGAGACCGCGTATCGGGAGCGATGAAGCCAGCGACGCTGTCGACCGGGGTCACGATCCAGGTGCCGCTGTTCGTCGACACTGGGGAGATCGTTCGCGTGGACACCCGTACGGGCGAATACATCACTCGCGTTTCGTCCTGA
- the nusB gene encoding transcription antitermination factor NusB — MSARGRLRRAPSSVRRRALELLHAADVAGSDPCGASVGEEDAVRALVEGVTGARTELDAEIRAFAANWKLERMPVVDRNLLRIGIFELLHTDAPTGRVLDDAVSLAKLLSTEDSGRFVNGVLRAVARARRT; from the coding sequence ATGTCTGCGCGCGGCCGTCTCAGGCGCGCGCCGAGTTCGGTGCGCCGCCGCGCGCTCGAGTTGCTGCACGCTGCCGACGTTGCCGGATCTGATCCCTGCGGGGCATCTGTCGGCGAGGAAGATGCCGTGCGCGCGCTCGTCGAGGGAGTGACCGGCGCGCGCACCGAACTCGACGCCGAGATCCGTGCGTTTGCCGCGAACTGGAAACTCGAAAGGATGCCGGTCGTGGACCGGAACCTGTTGCGGATCGGGATCTTCGAACTGCTCCACACGGACGCACCGACGGGACGCGTGCTGGACGATGCCGTGTCGCTGGCGAAGCTGCTGTCGACGGAGGACTCGGGCCGCTTCGTCAACGGGGTGCTTCGAGCGGTCGCGCGCGCGCGGCGAACCTAG
- a CDS encoding cytochrome c3 family protein, which yields MTRRTSSRIPRIAGMIVTVFIVGVAALLVNVAWKSNSTIRAAEPTESVQPPAGSADDSFLGCTNCHGDLDKVFKQGRAGGLRYRHAKHFAKGVSDCSMCHPANAHEADKINKPTMTRCFICHGLTKTAIAPGKCITCHPANFPDKPASHLAATWKGAHGKESRADSIVCSTCHEERSCTACHGVKMPHAEGWKSAAHIETAFAKGLAVCQKCHPRDLTSAKRDFCDSCHHAWGPKQKSWLRSHPAVVKAGNSEKCFQCHQPATCAACHTRGDATFESDRKAALDRAAELRQADQTPSPSTTPQD from the coding sequence ATGACTCGGCGCACTAGTTCAAGGATTCCGCGGATCGCCGGAATGATCGTCACCGTCTTCATCGTCGGCGTAGCCGCACTGCTCGTCAATGTTGCGTGGAAGTCTAATTCTACGATTCGCGCAGCCGAGCCGACGGAAAGCGTCCAACCCCCGGCCGGGTCGGCGGACGATTCCTTCCTCGGATGCACCAACTGCCACGGCGACCTCGACAAAGTATTCAAGCAGGGTCGTGCCGGCGGGCTTCGTTATCGCCACGCCAAGCACTTCGCCAAGGGGGTATCGGACTGCTCCATGTGTCACCCCGCGAACGCGCACGAGGCAGACAAGATCAACAAGCCGACGATGACGAGGTGCTTCATCTGTCACGGCTTGACCAAGACCGCCATTGCCCCGGGGAAATGCATTACGTGCCATCCGGCGAACTTCCCCGACAAACCCGCAAGCCACCTGGCGGCAACTTGGAAGGGTGCGCACGGCAAGGAATCAAGGGCAGACTCGATAGTGTGCTCCACGTGTCACGAAGAGCGATCCTGCACGGCGTGCCATGGGGTGAAGATGCCCCACGCCGAGGGGTGGAAGAGCGCGGCGCACATCGAAACCGCGTTCGCCAAGGGGCTGGCCGTCTGCCAGAAGTGCCATCCGCGAGACCTCACCAGCGCAAAGCGGGACTTCTGTGACTCCTGCCACCACGCATGGGGACCGAAGCAGAAGTCGTGGCTGCGATCTCATCCGGCCGTCGTGAAAGCCGGCAATTCCGAGAAGTGCTTCCAGTGTCACCAGCCGGCAACATGCGCAGCGTGCCACACAAGAGGAGATGCGACCTTCGAATCGGACCGAAAGGCGGCGCTCGACAGGGCGGCGGAGCTGCGGCAAGCAGATCAAACACCTTCGCCGTCAACGACCCCGCAGGATTGA
- a CDS encoding c-type cytochrome, with protein sequence MTIRLDAPTEHEQDTEHPESGMPFFPDFAIREAITAFVFLAALLLVASLTKASLEEVADPSATGIHPLPEWYFLWLFYLLQFFKGPLEIVGTFLMPVLGVALIVSIPFLDRMRPRTVSILPGTRPVRILPRVGAAFVLTGLGALTMIALKSTAPPPDHGLQVTPSQAAGQSLFNKMGCMTCHTVGKDGGTRGPDLTAFGAKADAQNRVLLHFAGIGLSPNSSMPSYLLTPEETRSLVDYLISLKGDHDSAH encoded by the coding sequence ATGACAATACGACTCGATGCACCAACCGAGCACGAACAAGACACTGAACACCCCGAATCGGGGATGCCGTTCTTCCCCGATTTCGCCATCCGCGAAGCGATCACCGCGTTCGTGTTTCTTGCAGCGCTTCTCTTGGTCGCCTCGCTGACAAAGGCGAGCCTCGAAGAAGTCGCGGACCCTTCGGCCACCGGCATCCACCCGCTGCCGGAGTGGTACTTCTTGTGGCTCTTCTACCTCCTGCAGTTCTTCAAGGGACCGCTCGAGATCGTCGGAACCTTCCTCATGCCCGTCCTGGGGGTCGCCCTCATCGTGTCGATTCCCTTCCTAGACCGGATGCGACCGCGTACCGTGTCCATCCTTCCGGGAACCCGGCCGGTCCGCATTCTTCCTCGGGTCGGAGCCGCGTTCGTTCTCACCGGTCTGGGTGCGCTCACGATGATCGCGCTCAAATCCACGGCCCCACCTCCGGATCACGGGTTGCAAGTCACTCCATCGCAAGCCGCCGGGCAGTCGCTGTTCAACAAGATGGGCTGCATGACGTGTCACACCGTCGGGAAGGACGGCGGGACTCGAGGACCCGACTTGACGGCTTTCGGCGCCAAGGCGGACGCGCAGAATCGGGTCCTGCTGCACTTCGCAGGCATCGGCCTTTCTCCCAACAGTTCAATGCCTTCCTACTTGCTCACTCCCGAGGAGACGCGATCGCTCGTCGACTACCTCATCAGTTTGAAGGGTGACCATGACTCGGCGCACTAG
- a CDS encoding cytochrome b N-terminal domain-containing protein has translation MFARSKEWFEERLGLRPVAARLMDHPVPTHVTWLHCFGGLTFFTFILQVVTGALMAFFYVPSPDHARDSVAWFQQAVPFGATIRNLHRWGAYMMVVFVFLHMLRVFVHGAYRKPREMNWVAGVVLLMTTLGFAFTGYLLPWDQKAYWATNVGINIAGSAPVAGPFIAAFLRGGPELGALTLVRFYALHVFALPLVLGACLLLHFSMVRKQGIAKPL, from the coding sequence ATGTTTGCGCGAAGCAAGGAATGGTTCGAAGAGCGTCTGGGGTTGCGTCCGGTCGCTGCGCGACTCATGGATCACCCCGTTCCAACCCACGTCACATGGCTGCACTGCTTCGGCGGCCTCACCTTCTTCACATTCATCCTTCAAGTCGTCACCGGCGCGCTCATGGCGTTCTTCTACGTTCCCTCGCCGGACCATGCGCGCGATAGCGTCGCATGGTTCCAGCAAGCCGTTCCGTTCGGCGCCACGATTCGCAACCTCCACCGTTGGGGCGCCTACATGATGGTCGTGTTCGTCTTCCTTCATATGCTCCGCGTCTTCGTTCACGGTGCATATCGAAAGCCGCGCGAGATGAACTGGGTCGCCGGCGTAGTCTTGCTGATGACGACGCTCGGATTCGCATTCACCGGATACCTTCTCCCCTGGGACCAAAAGGCCTACTGGGCGACCAACGTCGGAATCAACATCGCCGGATCGGCGCCCGTTGCAGGCCCCTTCATCGCGGCGTTTCTCCGCGGCGGACCGGAACTCGGGGCCCTAACCCTAGTGCGCTTCTACGCGCTCCACGTCTTCGCCCTCCCGCTGGTCCTTGGTGCTTGTTTGCTCCTTCACTTCTCAATGGTGCGCAAGCAGGGCATCGCTAAACCTCTGTAG
- a CDS encoding Rieske (2Fe-2S) protein has translation MGIIRRLLGRRVYQPELPGIDVPRSRGLARKADSNGQKGSPLAIRSVTTPLSRRTFLSGTLAWVSAGIASIVGAPVATALVWPALQKPKGAWNPIARLGKPGPGEPDLSAVGTPIITHFTALVQDAYMSVEPQNIPIMVMNHGQEKFTILDVRCTHLGCPVAPDLKTKKIVCPCHTGIFDFEGRVKSGPPSRPLDRYEYKVEDGVLYAGKLYRVDADLRRVT, from the coding sequence ATGGGAATCATCCGCAGACTCCTGGGCAGGAGGGTGTATCAGCCCGAACTGCCGGGCATCGACGTTCCTCGTTCACGCGGGCTCGCGCGAAAGGCCGATTCGAACGGACAAAAAGGTTCTCCCTTGGCAATCCGCTCGGTCACCACCCCCCTTAGCCGCAGGACATTCTTGTCGGGAACACTCGCCTGGGTCAGCGCCGGAATCGCGAGCATCGTCGGCGCACCGGTCGCGACCGCGCTCGTTTGGCCTGCACTGCAGAAACCCAAGGGGGCCTGGAACCCCATTGCGCGACTCGGGAAGCCCGGCCCGGGAGAACCAGACCTCAGCGCAGTCGGGACACCCATCATCACGCACTTCACAGCCCTGGTGCAGGACGCATACATGTCCGTCGAGCCCCAGAACATCCCGATCATGGTCATGAATCACGGTCAGGAGAAATTCACGATCCTCGACGTCCGCTGCACGCATCTGGGGTGCCCGGTCGCCCCCGACCTTAAGACGAAGAAGATCGTATGCCCATGCCACACCGGCATCTTCGACTTCGAGGGACGAGTCAAGTCCGGTCCACCGTCCCGACCTCTAGATCGCTACGAATACAAGGTTGAAGACGGCGTGTTGTACGCCGGGAAGTTGTATCGAGTCGACGCCGACCTCCGGCGCGTGACCTGA
- a CDS encoding NapC/NirT family cytochrome c: MSRSSRDARHHELNRRTSLRARGRQSVTKPGAEQAPGARETLRLLRRALAPLRNKRIMIVLGSSLAAGTFAVVAFSGFAFWWTSQPSFCGRCHPMKPFIQAWEGSAHKDVNCEKCHTTPGMFGFVGGKVAGLQVVSNYVRGDYRDWSFNAAVSNGSCLQCHESILEKSIHTTGRVDVLVSHANIVQGGAKCIGCHSTVAHGSEVPVGSQTHPTMASCMNCHNDKIAPLRCRLCHTGKDRAGTIRDHEDSAAAG; encoded by the coding sequence ATGTCGCGTTCATCCCGCGACGCACGGCACCACGAGTTGAATCGGCGAACGAGCTTGCGAGCGCGGGGGCGACAATCGGTGACGAAACCAGGAGCGGAACAAGCGCCCGGAGCGAGGGAAACGCTCCGCCTGCTTCGACGAGCACTCGCCCCCTTGCGCAACAAGCGAATCATGATCGTCCTCGGATCCTCGCTCGCGGCGGGGACCTTCGCTGTTGTCGCCTTCAGCGGATTCGCTTTCTGGTGGACCTCCCAACCTTCGTTTTGTGGCAGGTGTCACCCCATGAAGCCCTTCATCCAGGCGTGGGAAGGCTCCGCTCACAAAGACGTCAACTGCGAGAAGTGCCACACGACGCCGGGGATGTTCGGATTCGTCGGAGGGAAAGTCGCCGGCCTCCAGGTCGTCTCCAACTACGTACGGGGCGACTATCGCGACTGGTCGTTCAACGCCGCCGTGTCAAATGGGTCCTGTCTTCAGTGCCACGAATCGATCCTCGAGAAGTCGATCCACACCACCGGACGCGTTGACGTACTCGTGAGCCACGCCAACATTGTGCAGGGTGGAGCCAAGTGCATCGGCTGCCACTCGACCGTCGCGCACGGGTCCGAAGTGCCGGTGGGCTCCCAAACCCACCCCACGATGGCATCTTGCATGAACTGCCACAACGACAAGATTGCCCCGCTACGGTGCCGCCTGTGCCACACAGGAAAGGACAGGGCGGGCACGATCCGCGACCACGAAGACAGCGCAGCGGCCGGGTAG
- the pyrR gene encoding bifunctional pyr operon transcriptional regulator/uracil phosphoribosyltransferase PyrR, which produces MLEASDLDRALARMAHEIVERNKGASELVLIGVVTRGVHLAERLADRIAAIEGTRPPTGSVDIGLYRDDIGLRDPVALVPTLIPPIDDAVVVLVDDVLYTGRSSRAAIEALIDLGRPRAVQLAVLIDRGHRELPIRADYVGKNVPTRRQEEVAVRVRELDGCDEVLLGTVSEEEKD; this is translated from the coding sequence ATTCTGGAAGCCTCCGACTTGGACCGCGCGCTCGCGCGGATGGCCCACGAGATCGTCGAGCGAAACAAGGGAGCCAGCGAACTCGTCCTAATCGGTGTGGTAACCCGCGGGGTGCATCTCGCGGAGCGTCTTGCGGATCGGATTGCAGCCATCGAAGGTACGCGCCCGCCGACAGGTTCGGTGGACATCGGCTTGTACCGAGACGACATCGGACTTCGGGATCCCGTAGCCCTTGTCCCCACGCTGATTCCTCCGATCGATGACGCCGTCGTCGTGCTCGTGGACGACGTCTTGTACACGGGACGATCCTCGCGCGCCGCCATCGAGGCGCTGATTGACCTTGGTCGCCCGCGCGCCGTTCAGCTTGCGGTCCTGATCGACCGGGGACACCGCGAATTGCCGATCCGAGCCGACTACGTGGGCAAGAATGTGCCCACGCGGCGGCAAGAGGAGGTCGCCGTTCGGGTTCGCGAACTCGACGGGTGCGACGAGGTGCTGCTTGGGACGGTTTCCGAGGAGGAGAAGGACTGA